One Williamsia phyllosphaerae DNA segment encodes these proteins:
- a CDS encoding TetR/AcrR family transcriptional regulator, translating to MAELEKGPLGRRRGRGARERILGASQQLFREQGVNRTGVDQLCAVAQVSKRTAYQHFTNKDELIAEYLRQVDPDVMPGVFDREDLSPRERLMAAFEVPDSAPLCPYIGAAVELHDPEHPASQYARDYKLAVAARLTDAAREAGATDPEQLGEQLALLLDGAAARTRVINRGSFSTAAAIAAVLIDAAIPASHP from the coding sequence ATGGCGGAGTTGGAGAAGGGCCCACTGGGCCGGCGGCGTGGGCGGGGGGCTCGGGAGCGCATCCTGGGGGCGTCGCAGCAACTGTTCCGCGAGCAGGGCGTCAACCGCACCGGGGTGGACCAACTCTGCGCGGTGGCACAGGTGTCCAAACGCACTGCGTATCAGCACTTCACGAACAAAGACGAACTCATCGCCGAGTACCTGCGGCAGGTCGATCCCGACGTCATGCCCGGAGTCTTCGATCGTGAGGATCTCTCACCCCGGGAGCGACTCATGGCCGCGTTCGAGGTCCCCGACTCCGCGCCTCTGTGTCCCTACATCGGGGCCGCCGTCGAACTCCACGATCCAGAACACCCTGCGTCGCAGTACGCGCGCGACTACAAGCTCGCCGTCGCCGCACGGCTCACGGACGCAGCTCGCGAGGCCGGGGCCACCGACCCCGAACAACTCGGTGAACAACTGGCGCTGCTGCTCGACGGCGCCGCTGCCCGCACCCGCGTCATCAACCGGGGATCGTTCTCGACTGCGGCGGCCATCGCCGCCGTACTCATCGACGCCGCGATCCCGGCGTCCCACCCATGA
- a CDS encoding SDR family NAD(P)-dependent oxidoreductase yields the protein MGKLDGKVAVITGASTGMALAGAKLFVDEGAYVFIQARRQESLDAAVDLIGRNVTAVQGDAADLADLDRLYDTVRREKGSIDVLWASAGMGEAAVLGEITEDQFDRAFSLNARGTLFTVQKALPLINDNGSIFMTGSSASLSAFPGWSLYAGSKAVQQAWARVWLNELRDRRIRVNVLTPGQVATAKQEELFDEATKNAFEALIPRGEMGRPEEIATIALFLASDDSSYVNGLELLADGGTTAL from the coding sequence GTGGGAAAACTCGATGGCAAGGTTGCGGTGATCACCGGCGCATCAACCGGGATGGCACTGGCGGGCGCCAAGCTGTTCGTCGACGAAGGCGCGTACGTCTTCATCCAGGCTCGACGGCAGGAATCGCTCGACGCCGCCGTCGACCTGATCGGCCGCAACGTCACCGCCGTACAGGGCGACGCGGCCGACCTGGCCGACCTGGATCGCCTGTACGACACCGTGAGGCGGGAGAAGGGATCCATCGACGTGCTGTGGGCCAGCGCCGGAATGGGTGAGGCGGCCGTCCTCGGCGAGATCACCGAAGATCAGTTCGATCGGGCGTTCTCGCTGAACGCGCGCGGCACCCTGTTCACCGTTCAGAAAGCGCTGCCGCTGATAAACGACAACGGTTCGATCTTCATGACGGGGTCCAGTGCCTCACTCAGTGCCTTTCCCGGTTGGAGTCTCTATGCGGGAAGCAAGGCCGTGCAGCAGGCCTGGGCTCGCGTCTGGCTGAACGAACTGCGCGACCGCAGGATCCGGGTCAACGTGCTCACCCCGGGCCAGGTCGCCACGGCCAAACAGGAGGAACTGTTCGACGAGGCGACCAAGAACGCATTCGAGGCACTCATCCCTCGCGGGGAGATGGGCCGTCCCGAAGAGATCGCCACCATCGCACTGTTTCTCGCCTCCGACGACTCCAGCTACGTCAACGGGCTGGAACTGCTCGCCGACGGCGGCACGACGGCTCTCTGA